Within the Polaribacter pectinis genome, the region AAAATTATCAATGGAATTAAGGAAAAAGCCACCAAATCTAAATACGGAATTGCCAAAGCCACAACTTCTTCTGGTTGTTGCATTAAATGCATTAACGGTTTGGAAAAGAAAACCACTAAAAACATTAAAATTCCTAAAACAGTACACAAAAACAAACCATGTTTGTAGGTAGATCTTGCTTGTTGAAGATTATTTGCGGAATCTGCTTCTGCAATTAAAGGTGTAATTGCTGTAGAGAATCCAATACCAATAGACATGGCAATAAACATAAAACTATTACCTAAAGAAACTGCTGCTAATTCTGCAGTTCCTATTTGGCCAACCATAATATTATCTATAAAACTTACAAAGGTGTGCCCCAACATACCTAACATTACAGGCGCTGCAAGTTTCCAATTATATTTAAATTCAGATGTATATTGAGAAATATTCACTTAAAATTTGCGTTTTACGACTGCGAAGATAAGTATTAAAGTAAGAAAATATAAGAATGAACTTATCCGTTTTTCATTAAATATTTACAATAAAAATAGTTACTTTTGAGTTTCTAAAAACATACAGAAATGGCAGATATAACATTAAAAGGAAACGCAATAAACACAGTAGGAAATTTACCTGAAATTGGCTCTAAAGCACCAGATTTTAAATTAACTGGCGTAGATTTATCTACTAAAACTTTGGCAGATTTTGCTGGTAAAAAAGTAATTTTAAACATTTTTCCTAGTGTAGATACAGGAACTTGTGCAACTTCTGTAAGAGAATTTAATAAAAAAGCAGCAGATTTAGAAAATACAGCAGTATTATGTATTTCTAAAGATTTGCCTTTTGCTCAAGCCCGTTTTTGTGGTGCAGAAGGAATTGAAAATGTTGTAATGTTATCTGATTTTGCAACAGGAAACTTTGGAAAAGAATATAATTTAGAAATTGCAAACGGACCACTAGCCCACTTACACTCTAGAGCAATTGTTATTTTAGATGAAAAAGGAAATGTTTCTTATACAGAACAAGTTTCTGAAATTGTAGATGAACCAAATTACGAAGCTGCGTTAAAAGCAATCTAACAGAATGAAAAATCCGAATGATGGTTTTTTAAGAGGAAGAATTCGTAGTTTAAAATTTGCCTTGAGAGGAATGTGGCTTTTAATGACAACAGAAGACAGCATAAAAGCACAGCTCTGTATAGCTATTTTTGCCACTATTCTTGGATTTTATTTTGATATTTCTAATGTAGAATGGATGATTCAATTTTTAGCTATTGGCCTTGTTTTAGTTGCAGAAGCTGCTAACACTGCCATAGAAGAAATAGCAGATTTTATTCATCCAGAATACCATAAAAAAATAGGACTTATAAAAGATATTGCAGCAGGCGCACCAAGTTTTGCTGCATTTATCTCTTTAATTGTTGCAGGTTTTATCTATATTCCAAGAATCAATTTATTATTTTAGCAAATACATATATTTACTTTTAAAAAATTACCAAACCATTTAATGGCTAAAAAAAGAACCAGTAAAAAAATAGCACCTATTTCTTCGGATATAAAACCGAGTATTTTCGCTTTTTTAAAAACAAGACAAGCTCAAACAATTTTGGGCTCTTTTCTTGTTTTTTTCTCTATTTTCTTAACAATTGCTTTTATTTCTTTTTTCTTTAATTGGCAAGAAGACCAAAGTACTCTTACAAAATTAACAGATAAAACAGTTAGAAGTAAAAACTTATTAGGTAAAATTGGCGCAAGCTTAAGTCATTTTTTTATCTATAAAGGTT harbors:
- the tpx gene encoding thiol peroxidase, with protein sequence MADITLKGNAINTVGNLPEIGSKAPDFKLTGVDLSTKTLADFAGKKVILNIFPSVDTGTCATSVREFNKKAADLENTAVLCISKDLPFAQARFCGAEGIENVVMLSDFATGNFGKEYNLEIANGPLAHLHSRAIVILDEKGNVSYTEQVSEIVDEPNYEAALKAI
- a CDS encoding diacylglycerol kinase family protein translates to MKNPNDGFLRGRIRSLKFALRGMWLLMTTEDSIKAQLCIAIFATILGFYFDISNVEWMIQFLAIGLVLVAEAANTAIEEIADFIHPEYHKKIGLIKDIAAGAPSFAAFISLIVAGFIYIPRINLLF